The region GCCacttgggatatttgggttctGTGGTGGGCAAAGAAGAAGCCTCAGGGTGGAGACAGTATCAGCTAGCAGCTGGGGGTCCCGGTGACAGGGCTGGGACtcggggtgggagggcagggatcAGCATGGAGTCAGTGTGGGCTCTGGGCCTCCTGGCCGCCCTGCAGGTGGTTCTTCGGCTGCATCTCCCGCTTGGAAGCCTTGCACCGACTGCAGGCGGACGGCACGGAGCCAGGGGCCTTCCTGATCAGGGTCAGCGAGAAGCCGGGCGCCGACTATGTCCTCTCAGGTACAACAGCCCCTCTCCCGTTCTGCAAGGGCGCCGGGCTTGGTGCCTCCTTACCCCAGAcgctttctccctccttctggcTGTGACGTCCAGGACATCGAGGCCTGTCCCGGGGACCTCAGGCCCTGCGGGGGTGGCTGTCCTGTGGTCCCAGCCTGGGTTTTCTCCTTTCACTGTTGGGAGGAcacagggcaggaggctgggtgTGGTGCCCTCCTGGCCTGCATTCCTCTTGAGACAGTAGTGCTCACACCGGCTCATGTGCCCTCCTTTGCCCATGGCCCTGCGCTCCAGTGCGGGACAGGCAGGCCGTGCGGCACTACAGGATCTGGAGGTGTGCTGGCCGGCTGCACCTCAGCGAAGCCGTGTccttccccagcctggcccagctcGTGGGCCACCACCAGGCACACAGCCTGTCCAAAGGCCTGAGGCTGACTGTGCCCTGCTGGAAGGTAGGCCCCgtgccccctccgccccccgctccGGATCTGCCCACCGCAGCCCTTTCTCCTCAATGACACGGATCCTCAGGGTCATGCATGGGACTCCAGGGGACTCTGGCTGAGGTCCTACAGAGCTGGAGTTGCAGGTGGGGCAGAGGATGGTCCCCTTTTGCCGGTCACCCTCACCTTTGGACCATAACAGGTCAGGGATGTCCCTGCTGTGTCCTTTGTCTCTGAGACAAGGCCATGTGCCCAGCTGCTAGCCGAGTGGCAAGTGGGCCAATGTcacaggcccagggcaggcagtGAGGGTGGGTGTTTACCGGACACAGCAAGGGGCAGCCCCTGGAGAGCACAGCATGCCCTGGACGCTGGGACCCTTGACCAGGGCTCCCGCTGCTGGGGTCAGAGGGACTTCTGGAAGGGCTGGGTGACGGGGTGGCACCCCCTGCTGTGTCCCTGCCTGTCCCTGCAGCACGAGCGGGAGCCCCTGCCCCTCTGTGCCGACTGGGAGCGGCCCCGGGAGGAGTTCACGCTCTGCAGGAAGCTGGGGGCCGGCTACTTCGGGGAGGTCTTCGAGGGGCTCTGGAAAGGCCAGGTCCGCGTGGCCATTAAGGTGATTGCCCGAGGTGAGtggccccaggccaggggactCTGCCTGACCACCCCCCTCCAGTCCCACCAACAGGGACTTCTGGCCTCACTCACTGGGTGTGGGGCCGAGGCAAGCCCGGGCCTGACATCCGTGAGCCATGCACTGCCCTGCCTGTGCCACTTGTGGCACCTACAGCCACATGGAGGTGACATTTCCTCTCAGTTGCAACTGTTCTTACCTAAATGCAATTATAAAGGGCACAATCAATTTTTTTATATTCCATTTTAATTACATTGTTATTTCTTTTCGAAAAAgattttacttgatttttagagacaggaagggagagggagagagaaacattgattggctgcctcctgcacaccccctaccagggatggagcccacaacagggcatgtgccctgactgggaattgaactgccaacctttctgtgcatgggaggatgaccaaccactgggccacactggccagggtggctgtTAAATTCTTATCGTTAATGGAAAGCCACCAAACCACGGTTGCTAGTAACCTGACAGGCCCACCTGCAATCTCCTTGGTAGGCACCAGCGGCCCAGGCCCACGGGAACACATGGGCATGTTTCAGCTCCTCatgtggctggggcaggggtgggccaaAGTGGTATGAGGGTGCCGGGTGTGGTCAGAGTGGAGTGGGTGTGGCGGACCCTCATGGAGACCCCTATGGGGTGCGGGGCTGCCGTGGGGCCAGTGCATCTGCCCCGCACTCTGGCCTTGGGAGTTGGGCCCAAGAGAGCACCCACAGTTACTGAGGGTGGTTGTTGGGCCTGCACCCACCGACCTGCCCATCTTGCAGACGACCTCCTGCACCAGCACACGTTCCAGTCGGAGATCCAGGCCATGAAGAAGCTTCGGCACAAGCACATCCTGGCGCTGTATGCGGTGGCGTCCGTGGGGGACCCCGTGTACATCATCACCGAGCTCATGGCGAAGGGGAGCCTGCTGGAGCTCCTGCGGGGTAAGTGGCGGGGGTGGCCCGAGGGCTGCTCTCAGGGACCAAAGTGACACATGctcgctgggggagggggtcaggaaGGACGCGGAAGGAAGAAAACCCTGACTGCCCACACCATGCACAGGACGCCGGGGTCTCCTGACGCATTGCCGGGCCTTTCCTGGGTAAGGAACGTGTGCGACGTGTGTGCTAAATGTGCTGTCTGTTCATTGTGAAGTCTGAGGAATAGAGATAAGGACAAATACGACAAGGAAAGCCCCTCTCACTCCTGCGGCCATGGCCACCTGAGTCTTATCCTCTGACAAGCCCCAGGGTCTCCTGTACCACCCAGCCGGACGGTGGCTGTGGCTGAGCGGAGGGCCACAGGGGCAGGTGTGGCCCAGTGTCAGAGATGTTGAAACTGACGGCCAGTATGTGATGTGTGCACCTGGGATCTAGTCTTCCTGACCAAAAGTCTGACTGTCGAGCTGCTCACAGAAGCGGCGCGTTGCAGGCACTGTCCCATGTCACTGACGGTTCTTCAGAAAGGACACTGTTGACGGCTGCGCACTCCCACACAGGTGTGCTGCCTCCCTTGGCCAGTGCCTGCAGGGCCTTTCCGTTTTCCATCTGACGGGTGCCTGTGTACTGACAGCCAGAGTTCCCATCGCCCTGCTTCAGGTTCCCAGACGCGAAGTATAGATGTGTATGAACCTCTTTAGGGCCGAAACAGAACTGCCTCTGGAAGGGCTGCGTGGGGGCCGCTGTCCCGATTTTAAATCAGCCCCCGCGCTCTGCCCAGCTCCTCCACTGCAACAGAGCCGGCAGAGAGGACACCACTGACCGGCCCCTTTGCCTCTGCAGCGTCTGATGAGAAAGCCCTGCCTGTCGTGGAGCTGGTGGACATTGCCTCCCAGGTGGCCGAAGGCATGTGCTACCTGGAGTCGCAGAATTATATCCACCGGGACCtggctgccaggaacatcctcgTGGGAGAGAACAACATTTGCAAAGTGGGGGATTTCGGGCTGGCCAGGCTCATCAAGGTGGGGCCCAGGAGGGCCCGGGGCATAGCAGGGCACCCTCTGTGGTCCCTGAGGGGACAGGAGCGGCGGGCTGCGGCTCCGGGAGGGGGGACACAGGAAGCTGCTCACAGGGCCTTtcagagctggggcaggggggtggggggtgtgaggcACTGGGCCAGTCCAGGAACCACAGGAGCCAGTCTCTGCTGAGCGGGAGAAGCAGGGACCAGCCTTCACTTGCTCACTCCTTCATTCGTGATGCTGCCTTAGCTTCTGCGGTTCAGGCAGCAGAGGATGCGTGTGGTGCGTGAGCTCAGGGTAAACACCTCCCAACCCCCAGAGAAAGTTTTATTGTGGAGACTGGGAGACGCAAGGGTCAGAATCCTGCAGTGGGCCTCGTGGTCCCTCGGTCGACAGCCACACCCGTTTCCTGCACACCTGCCAGTGCCGGTTCATGCCTTTGCTCCTTGTGTGGGCCGCTCAGGAGCTGCTGTTTCGGTGGTCCTTCCCTCATTGAGGCGTTTCCCTCCTCACTCGGTGGCCAGCAGGGGACAGTCACTGGAGAAGGCAGGCTGACTGCGACTGCCAGCCTTTCTGAGTTTGTCCAGTGGTGGCCAGTCAGCCTTTCTCGGCATCTCTGAACGCGTGAACCTGAGCACATCCGCAGGCTCCGCCACAGTGGCCACGGTGCTGCTGGGTCACGCGGCCCCATGTCTGGGCTCTGCCGCCCGTCTGTCTtctctgcccacagccctgggtCAGCCTGTCCCCAAGGTGGGCCGCATCCCCCTCTAGGGGTGGCTGTGATGGCCTGTGTCCCAGCTGCTCACACTACAGGcaggcagccccagccctgctcaccAGGCACCGGCTCCCATGCCTGTCCCTGCTCTGGAGGCGcaggcagcccctgcctcccccagcttGTCTGTCATTGCAGGAGGACATCTACCTTTCCCACGACCGCAAAATCCCCTACAAGTGGACCGCCCCAGAGGCGCTGTCCCGAGGGCACTACTCCATCAAATCCGACGTCTGGTCCTTCGGGGTTCTCCTCCATGAGATTTTCAGCAGGGGCCAGACGCCCTATCCAGGTACTGGGCCCAAGCAGTATGGGAAGTGGCCGTCACTTTGGACCTGTTACCTGGACACCATTCTGAGCCCCTGGGTGCGGTCCAGAGCGAGGGCCTAGGAAATGGGTGTGGGGGTGCCGTGGGTGAGAGCGTGGCCCAAGGCATCTGAGGAGGCACAGTAGCCGGTGGGCACTGGTCTCCCAGCCGCCCTGTCCCCCTTCCACAGGCATGTCCAACCACGAGGCCTTCGTGAGAGTGGACTCTGGCTACCGCATGCCCTGCCCCCCCGAGTGCCCGCCCAGtgcccacaggctgatgctcgcATGCTGGCACCGGAGCCCTGAGCGGAGGCCCTGCTTCCGAGCCCTGCGGGAGCAGCTCTGCAGCTTCACCAGCTACGAGAACCCAACCTGAGTGCTGAGTGCGGtcctccccacccactgcccagAGGGGGCAAAGGCACGGCAGCGCCTAGATCCAGACTGTATACTCGGGGCAGGAAGCTGCGCCAGCCACCAGGGCGCCCTGCCCTGGGCAGAGATGCTCTCTGCTGCCTGGAGCCGAGACTGCCTCTTCTGAGACACCAGCACCAGAAACATGCCAGGCCCTCCCACCTGCCTCGCCGTGGAGCCGTGCAGGAGTGGGGAGCGGAGCTGTGCCTGGCACTGACCCAGTCCACCAGCCGTCAGGACCAGTGCTTGGCCCTCCAGCCAGTACATGGTGGAAACGTGGGTCCTGGCTGTGCCCTCCTTTTGCCATCTGGCCCTTGCCTGCCCCGACTCGAGGCTGGGAAGACACCTGAGCACTCAAACAGGCTCTGCTGGTGGTTGGGTGCTGCCACCTACCATCCCAGGGccaggtggctgccccagtctccCTGCCACTGTTACCAGGAGCTGCCTCTGAAGGCTCTGGGGCCTGGTCTGGACACTATGGCCAGAAAGATGGGGTGGGGCACTTGCCCATCCAGCTTTGGGACCACAGGAGAGCCTGGGTAAGCGCCCCCAGTGGCCTTGGAATAGACTCATGCAGCTATCTATAgcacagggtgggaggggagggggagggagaggagggctcCCTCAGCGGCCAGCTGAGTCCCACCTCACACCATGCCCCCACCCACTAAGCTGCCCTCTCCTGGCCAACAGATGTGGGTCATTCTGTTGGCCACTGGAGACCTGTGGacaccaggcaggcagacagattGCACAACCACCCTTCCCAGCTCCCTGAGCTGGACTTCGCCCAAAGCTGGGCTGCCTGTGGTgagaacacccccctcccccacccttagCTATAAGTGCCTGGGGCCATGGCCCGACccctcctgggctgggagggccctgctcAGTGTCCTACAGGAGCTAGCGGTGGCACTTATGGGACGTCACCTggcagacagtgtggctcagtgcttgttCCATACCAGTTGGTAGGGACAACCTTGGCCTGTCcctacccctccctccctggtaTCGAGGGGCCTCATGTCTTTCAAGGGGCACCAGGTCCCTCTAGCTGACAGCTCCAAAACCCATAGACTCCCAGAGGCCAAGGGGCAGGGGCTGAGTGACCTAGTAGACATGACCTCAGGGTTACACCTATCACGGACCACCCACTCGCCCAGGTACAAGGCTCCACACTCATCACAGCAGCTCACTAGGGGTGGGGGATCGGCCAGGCCTGAGGTAGCCCCCCAGCAAGGGgtccctgggggcagggccagctccccacctccaccaggaCGCGAGGAGGTTGAGTGACTTCTCCCACTGCCTGGACACACAGCTCAGGAACACCATCAGGGATGCTGGCtgcttctcatttattttccactTGGTGCAAGGCACATGGCTACGGGGTGTTAGGCAGGCTTGCGTGTGGCTTGGGTAGTAAAGAGAGGGGCTCTCTCAACTTCCTTTTTGGTGTGTTGCTGTTTTGATATAAAAGAACCCAACTGCTTCTGCTTGCTGCAGCCGGCCTAGTCTAAGCCAGGTGGGGTGCAGGGAAGGGGATggcggagggggggaggggctcaAAGAGCCTAGCGCCTCTGGAAGTCTGGTGGCTGGTGGTAGCCACTCAGGATGGGGGCCCAGCGTTGACTTTGCCAGGCTGGCCGCCAGGCTGCTTCCTTGTGGCTTCCCGAGCCAGGTCACAGGTGATCATGCtgctggaggcctggggagaTTCCGAGCTGGGGGGAGAGCGTGTGGTCAGAGGTTGCTCCCAGCTGCCACACCTCCCCCGCTGGCCCCAAGAAGGTGCACTCACCGCTCTGGGGACTCCAACACTGTGGCCATGAATGGGAGAGTGGACTTCCCAAAAAAGAAGCTTGCCCACCAGTGACCCGGGTCGGCTTTGGGGAGACCTGAGAGCAATACAGTGGGGTCACAGTGCTGCTGCCCACTCCTGGGACCCCCTCCAGATGGTTCCCGCCACAGAAGGGAAGTGGGCCTGCTGCACTCacccggggggtgggggatggcttCCCCAGGGTACTCGGCACTTCCACAGGAGCTGTTACTGGAAGTGGAACCCAGGcggcctggagaggggaggaggtcAGCTTCAGCCTGCAGCCATTCCCCAGGCAGCCTGGGCTTCTCAAACGACTAGagctgggcgggggggagggggggctgcacAGTTTCCGCCTGGGGgccgtgggtgaggggctgacttACGCCGGTAGTAGTCGTGGGTGGCCACGAGGGAGCCGCTGGAGGGGATGGCGGCCATGCTCTTGCTTGTGCACCGGTGGAAACCTGCGCACGGGGGTTCGGGGCCCCTTTGGTAACCAAATGATCCTGGGGAAGGGCTTCCCACCCGGGCTCCCGGGTCCGCTCCGTGGGCtcccgggaggggcgggggcgccgGTTTCTCGAGCCGAGATGTGGCTCCGGAACGCCCGGGTGGCGGACCGCCCTCTCCACGCCCGGCGCCAGCAGCTCTAACCAGCCCGAACCGGCCGCGCGCGCGGAACAAAGGCGCTTTGTGCGTGGGGCACCACCTGCGCCTCCGGGAACCCGCCTGGCTGCCCCCGGGGATACCGAACCCACCCGCCTCCCGGGCCCAGGGGCCCGTTCCCGCCCCACGGTAGCCCTCGGCCCCGCCCTTGGCGCCTCCAGCGCCGCGTCCCCCAGCCCCGCGCCGCCCGCTCCGCCCGCTCCCGGTGCGTCCTCGCTTCCTTCTGTCGACCCGTCCGGCCAGCGTCACGCACggggccgcccccgccgccctcaCCTTGGCGGCGACCCCTCGCGGGCCTCGGCGCGCGATCACAGGGGCGGGAACGGGGGCGCTAGGCCGGGGAGCCCATTTGCAGAGGCGACCGCGGGAGGCCACTCCACGACCGAGACGCGCGGAGCTGCGCACGCGCGGACGCGCACACTTATATACGGCTGCGCGCTTACGTCACGGGGCGGGGCGCCCAGACCGCGCCCCGACCTGCTCTCCAGGGTTGGCCCCGGCGGAAGTCCAGCCCCGCGGAGTTCCTCAGACCTCGGGCCCCTGGGAAGCGTGTTCACTGACCCTCTCCCCTGTCCTGGAGCAGGGCCTGTCCCCTCTTCCGGCCCCGGCCACCCTCTCGGACCCCTGCcggtccggcctgtctcgctctGTCCGCCCCGTGGAGGCGGCGGGGGCCCTGGACCGTGGCCCCTGCACTCCCCGATCGGTTGTGTTGCGGTGCACAGCCCTGGACCGAGCCCGCAGGCCCAGCCTCCGCAGTGTCCCTGTCCTCGGCCTTCTCCGCTCAGGACTCTCTCACCCGGCACAGGAGTGGGCCCAGCGGCATCTCTGCCCCCAGCTGCGGGAGCTGGTGGTACCCAGGGGATGCTGTGCGCCCTGAGCCCTCCGGACATGGCCCTTCAAAGCTTCACGGCTGGTGAAAACCTCCTATATCCCCTTCGCAGCTCTGCCACCCACATCCCAGTTCCCAGCTCCAGCCGGCCTCTAGGCTGCTTGTGAGGCCCAGGTGGCATCCAGGGCAGGGCACTGGCAGCAAGGGCGTTTATTTGAGTGGCTGGGGTGAAGACTCGCTGTTTGGGGATTTCTCCAGTAGCTGGAGGCAGTGGTCCCCTGTTTTGGGTGACTCCAGAATATTTCCCCAAGGTGCCTGGGGCTTGTAAATCAGAAGGACTTCCTTTCTGATATGGAAGACTGCCCTCGACCTCCTCACACAGACCCATGCCCCAACCTTcctctgcagggaggggcagtcagCAGCTCTGGACATTTGGCTCTGtagctgggccctggctggctgcacAGTTTTCTTCCCCGGCGGTTGGGAGGCTCTCAGGTCTGTCTGTGGGGGCTTCAGGAGGATGCTGCCGGAAGACGCCACACCCCTTCTGCCAGGCTCTCCACATCTGCATCACCCTCAGGACCCCTCCAGCATTTCAACTTCCAGTGCAGCAGGGAGGAAACCAGAACCCtgagaggggcggggcctggccatCCCTGGACACAGAGGCTTTTCCAGgctgggtggggatggaggtTGCCGACCTTGTGACTGATACCTGGTTTGGGCAGCAGTGTGGCCTGGGGGACCCTGGGAGGAGGTGCAGTTGCCTGTCCCAGGCAATTCTCATCCTTCTCCACCTCTTCCATCTCTCCTGGGGTCCCCACTAAATGGGTTTCTGCTGGTCCACTGGGAAAGGGACAGTCCCAGCGGCTCTCCCAGCCACTTGTCCAGCTGGGTCTTCCACGAGCTTCCACGATTGCCATGCTTCCTGCAGGAGGTGAGCTGGATGGCATGTATGGACTGAGACACGTGACCCCGCAGGAGAGGCACTGCAGCCCCAAACCCCACTTCACAGCCGACACCTCTCATTGTTGATTCTCAGTGCCTCTGGATCGAGACCCATAGTCACATCCCGGCCAGTTTTAAAGGACATCTTCTTCCCCCTCCCATCAAATCCTGAGCCCGGTCGTGGTTGAATGCACCAAAGCCATGCCCCAGTAGTTGTgctggcctggccagcagctcTGCCCCTCGGGCCTCAGAGAGCTGCCCGCGGTGGGGAGCAgcctcttccctctggcctctgctctggTGCAGGTCGCTGTCTGTCCTGGGAGGGGCTAAACTTGCCGGTGCCTATGCATCTGCCCCCATAGGGCCCCCAGCGGGCAGGAGGGCCACCAGGGCTTCTGCAGCTCTTgtttggggctggaggctggtTCTGGCCTTGCTgctgtgtttttttatttgtttgtttaattaatcatcacctgaggatatttttacattgattttttttttagagaaagtggaagggagggggagagacagagcaagagaaagaaacatagatgtaagagagacacattaattggttgccttctgaccagggccagggatcgagcctgcaactgaggtacaggcccttgatcacaatcgaacccgggacgcttcagtcAGCGgactgacgttctatccactgagccaaaccggccaggacacTGCTGTGGTTTTTGGGCTGATACACATCTATCTGATCATCCAGAGCTTATGGAAgaacccactgtgtgccaggcagtgcaAGGCCTGGGTGCGCAGAGGTGGGCAAGCAGGAATTCTGCCCTCTCCAGGCGCAGCCCCTGGAGGCTGAGAAGGTGCAGCGCCAGAGCAGGGAGGTGCACAGGCCTGGGGCCCGCAGGGAGTCCTGGTGCActgggctgtgggggtgggaggctgaaGCCAGGTCCTGCCTCTGGGGGGGAAGCAGAGGGTGAGATGTCCCAGAGGCTCCCGGGAGAGGGCCTGGGTGTGCCTGCCCTGGGCCGCGGCAGCCCCTCCTTCCGGGGCTGACAAAcagtgctgggccctgggccacctGAGGAAGCTGCACCCAGCATCCGCCACGCAGGTGGGACCCAGGCTGTGCCTCCCTCGGCTCCCTGGGCAGCTGTGGTGGGTTTGGGAGAATAGAAGAGGAGACGGGCAGTTGGGGTCTTGACACCCCTCTTCTGGACCTCAAGAAACAACAGCTCCACCCCAGGCAGAGCTGCCCGTGGAGGGCCGGGGCTTCCGACCTGGAGAACTCTGGTGGGCTTGGAGTGTGGTTCGATCCTGCCACGGCCGAGCCTCCACTCCCTCCCTGGAAGGAGGGGGATAATGCTCCTTCCTAACAGGCGTTCTCTGAGGAGGGGacggagagggaggggctggtgccTCGAGTGGAGGCTCTCAGCAGCCGTGGTCCTGGGAGCTGTGGCTGTTCTGTTACCTGTATCCTTAGTTACCTGTACTGCTACTCTGATTGCTGGTATTTGGGGGCGAGGTGAGAGCTTTGCCAAAGCCCTGGAGCCTGGCGGCCTCGCCCCTTGCCTGCGGGGTCAGAACACCCCTCGCCCGGTGGCAGCCACTGCCCAGCTCTTAAGCACAACTGGAGCCACTGTAGGTAATGTCACCGTTTGCAGAAGAAATTGCCACTACagagtaatctataataatgaaagcataatatgctaattagacctgacgtcCTTCAGGacgaagcgggggggggggggggggggcggggggctgcgaggtaagcccgggtcctgggtgccagagggaagccggtgccggcagggcgggggggggggggggcgtgagggCGGGTGAGGAAGAcctgctcttgcacaaatttGGTGCATTGGCCTCTAGAATTAATAAACGCCTACTACGTGGGAGGCACTGGTGTGGCCAGATGATGTGCTGGGGGGCAGCGCAACAGCTGTCCTGCATTTGCCTGCTCTGAGAGGTGGGGAGTGCAGGACTCACAGGGCTATTTTGAGGTTAAGATGCTCCATGTGCATGCTTGGACTGGTGCCTAGCGCTTAGTAGGTGCACAGTGAAAGTTAGATGCGGTCGTTGTTTACAGCACGTCTTACTACTGGAAATAGCGCAATCGGTTTACTTGTTGGTGAAGCAAACTTTCCAGGACCAGGGATGGTGTCTCTGCCCTCAGCTGCGGAGCACAGCGGCAGCAGGCTTTCTGGAGGGGCATTTGGTGAGGGCGGTCCACTCACCTGTATAGAAGGCATTACAGGTTTTCAGCATGAAGGACCAAGGAGATCAGTGCACGCCCCACGGGCAAGTGTTTGATCCCGGAAACACTGAGCAGCAACCCTGCTGGGCTCTGGAATTCAACCCAAGGCACACAACCAACCGACAAGCGTTTAGTCATCAAAAATGCTAAACTGCAGGATAAAATGCAAAATTACTCAGCATCAAACACCAGGAGCACCCGGACCGGGGGACGCACTCGCTGGCTGTGAGGCGAGCTGGCCCAGGTGCGGGGCGCTCGGACAGGCCTGCAGCGGCTGCTGTAGAAACACCCATGTGAGCGATGGAGGGAGCCTGGCGAAACCTCAGCAAAGAGGAGTGGAAAGGGCGGCCGCTGCCCAGTCAGAGCTGTGAGGCCTTCAGCCAGCGGCCGCCGCCCTGACGGAGAAAGGCTAGTCCTCCCCAGGACCGAGCGAGGCCCGGGCGTCCCCGTTCATGGGCTACATCATGATCTGGCATCACGGAATCTACAGAAAGCTAATTGAAGGATGACCACAAGATGCAAAATCAATACACAAAACCACTCCAACTTCTACATACTAGCAATTTACACATATAAGTAGctgcagaaatttaaaaaatttacaaacaCCATTCGTGGGCAACTCTCTGCCCATGAAACACCTAATCAAACTTGTGCAGAACTTGGGCGCTAAAAAGGAAGTGCTGACGAAAGAAACCAAAGACGGCCCAGTCGCGATGCgccaaggttgggggttccaTCCCCAGGTCAGGCACAGATGGGAATCCACCGATGAATACAGGCAGAAGTGGAATGacagatctctctccctctctctcatagctaactaactaaataaatgcCTAAGTAAATGGAGAAAAACCACTTATTCACTCCACATTGATGTCTAGATTTCATGCAATTCCAGTGAGAATCCAGCAAGAATCTTGAAGATAGAGACAAGCAGACCCTAAAATCGGTATGGAAAGAAAGACAACGGACGGTAATAACTAAGGCATTTCTAAAACAGAAGAACATGGAAAGTTGTAATACCCAAGTCTTTTTACTGAGATAAAATTCTCATGACAAAACTAACCAAAATGCGCGGTTCAGGGTTCCAGGGCCAGGTCTCCGTCAGGACCCCGTCCTTCCTCACACCACGTCCAGCCTCCTGGGTCTTGCGGGTGTGGGGAGAGCCTTTCCTGGGCAGGGAGGCTCCGGGGCTCCGCCACCTGCCAAAGGAGCTGCTGCCTGCTTCCCGGGCCTGCTCATGGCTGAGAGCCGCCCCTGTTCTCCTGCTCTGGAGGCAGGAGGTGAGAACAGGCTCTAAGCTGCTAATGAGCTTCAGGTTCCCCAAGGCAATTCTGCCCAGAGATGCCCCCCTTGAGCCTCTGGGGGCTGGCTGAGCTCTGTGCCCCTCCTTCGCTCAGCGCAGGTCCCAGGAGGGCAGCTCTGCTTTTGGTCAGCCCCCAAGGGAACCTGGACCCAACTGGGGAAGGAGGGCCCCCGAGCCTGCAGCTCCCGGGCTGCCCCCAGCCTGTGTGGTAGGATGGTGTGTGGGGCCCCTGCTACTCTATTCTATGGCCACCAGACCCCCGCCCCTGGAGCAGGTGGGCACTGGGCTTGTGCAGGGCAGAGGCCAAGCTCTAGTGTGGGCTCCTGTTGCACACACGTGCCACCCTGGCTCCTGGGGAGGCCTTGGGCAGGGAAGAGAGGAGCCTGTGGAGCTGCCTGTGCCTTCACTATGGCAACGGCTCCCTCCTTCACTGCGCTGCAGGCACAGGGGACCCAGATAGCTCCTATGGCCCAAGTGCCCCTGGGAAGGAAGCGGGCaggccaggcttccctcctcctcctgaggGTGTGGGCTTCCCTGGCAGATTCAGGCTGGCCTGGTGCCCTCCCAGACCCAGAGAGTGGGAGGATGGAGTGTTTGGGGGCCTAGATTGTCCAGTAAATCACCCCTCCTCCTGTTTCACTTGGCTGGCTTGTGGGGCCCTTGGCTTGCGTGGGGTCTAGCTGGTGTGCATATGGC is a window of Myotis daubentonii chromosome 8, mMyoDau2.1, whole genome shotgun sequence DNA encoding:
- the PPDPF gene encoding pancreatic progenitor cell differentiation and proliferation factor; this encodes MAAIPSSGSLVATHDYYRRRLGSTSSNSSCGSAEYPGEAIPHPPGLPKADPGHWWASFFFGKSTLPFMATVLESPERSESPQASSSMITCDLAREATRKQPGGQPGKVNAGPPS
- the PTK6 gene encoding protein-tyrosine kinase 6, whose amino-acid sequence is MVSRGRARLGPQYVGLWDFTARTHEELSFRAGDLFHVARKEEEWWWATLLDAEGGALAEGYVPHNYLAERETVESEPWFFGCISRLEALHRLQADGTEPGAFLIRVSEKPGADYVLSVRDRQAVRHYRIWRCAGRLHLSEAVSFPSLAQLVGHHQAHSLSKGLRLTVPCWKHEREPLPLCADWERPREEFTLCRKLGAGYFGEVFEGLWKGQVRVAIKVIARDDLLHQHTFQSEIQAMKKLRHKHILALYAVASVGDPVYIITELMAKGSLLELLRASDEKALPVVELVDIASQVAEGMCYLESQNYIHRDLAARNILVGENNICKVGDFGLARLIKEDIYLSHDRKIPYKWTAPEALSRGHYSIKSDVWSFGVLLHEIFSRGQTPYPGMSNHEAFVRVDSGYRMPCPPECPPSAHRLMLACWHRSPERRPCFRALREQLCSFTSYENPT